GTTTCGATACGCTTACGGGCATAAGGGCCGGCATAACGTTGACTGCGAATCTGGTCCAGCGCCCGCACCTTGCGGTCCATCGTGTCAGAACAATCCACGATAAAGTCTACCTTGGGATGAAACGTGGCTTCAATGCTGGAGAGGGCAACACCCGCCGAGGGAATACCCATGTAGTAGAGCTGAGGCGTACGGTGAATTTTACGCGAGTCTCCCTGGCGGGCCGTGGAGGCGTAATGGATCGCGTGCAGAGTCGCGTGCGCGGTCGTCGCGTGGGCATAGGCGATGCCACCACCTTCGAATGGATAATGAGTGATGATCACGTCAGGCCGCAGGTCCAGAATCAGGCTGCCGAGCTTACGCACGAGCTCGGGGGTAATCAGGAAAATGTCGTCTTCCATCACGAGGAAGCGCAGATCCTTGATTCCCATGATCTCGCAGGCATCGACGACCTCACGGTTCTTCTCGCGCGCCCAGAACTGGGTTTTTTCTTCGATCTCTTCCTCCGAGAGGGCGACATCGCTGGTCAGAATTTCATCAAGAAGTACGTTCGAATGAGAGCGGACTCCATGAGTCATCACCACGCAGGTCACATCATCTCCGCGGTCGATATGGTGAATAAGAGTCCCCCCAGCATTGTCGAACGCATCCGTCGGGTGGGCTCCGATCAGAAGAATCCTCAGTTTTGAAGGCAGGGTTGAGTAGTCACTTTTTTTATTCATGGAATTCCTATTTTGTTAAAACTTAAATCATTGTTTATTAATCATTAAATTAAACTCAATTAGGGCCAAAACAAATTTATCTTGCATTTTGGTATACCATTTGTCAAGTATTCAGTTCATACAAATTATGCAGGCCCAAGAAAATAATACCCGCCCCGCAACTCTCACTCGGATGCCTCGTTATTTCCAGTACACCACGACTCTCGCCTACCTGTTATGCGCGTGTGTGCCTGCCTTTTCCCAAGCCGAGGAATCCGCAACACTGATCCAAAGCTATGAGGCAACTTCGCTCCCCTCGGAGCAAGGCTGGGTCCAACAGGTCGCCGATGGCGACACCCTGGAGTTAACCCCGGACGGACTCCACATCAAGCGCGCGAAAGCCTCTGGTTGGAATGCGTTTACCAGCGCTTCGTTTCGGGCTCCCCTCGCACGCGCTGAGCGCATAGATGTGATGGCGCGGATGCGCACCGTTACCGCCTCACAGCCGGGCGTTGCCTCGCTCGCTCTCTCCGATGGCTTTCATGAGGAGTTTATAACGTTCTTTCCGGACAGGGTTTACTTTCACCGCCTGAAGCGAACCGTTCCCGTGGACATGACAGGGTCAGCCCACGAGGTGGATCTTGTCCTCGCCGATGGGCACCTCTCGGTCTCGGTTGACGGCAACCCCCTGCTGGCTGGAAGCCCCTCCCTTCCCGGCTATGCCATGCGCACCCCCTGGGTCACATTTGGAGCTGTTACCGGCGGGGGTACCGGCGAGTCGTACTGGGAGGAAGTGGATGTCATGATGGAGCCCGCTCCCGAAGACTCTCTGGATATGCCCCCGTCGGTAACGAACGCCGAGTCGGTCGAAATTTACCACCAACCCGGCATCTTTGCCCTCTTCCCCCAGATGATGAGAGCCGAAGACGGCTCACTCTACATCAAAGCGCCCCTGCGCCGAACCTCCAGCCACATGGAAGCCGGACCGAGTGCCCTCATCCTTCGGTCTAATGACGAGGGGAAAACGTGGGAGCCGGCGGAACGCTATCCCGTCCTGCCGGCCTGGAAAACAGGCGAGCACAGCTATGTCCGCGTTGGCGCCGTGGGGTGGCGCTACAGCACCGATCAGCAGCTCCTAAAGAAGCTCAAGGCCGAAGGCGTTGAGGTGCGTGTAACTCCTGACAATCCGAACAAATACGCCTATGCCAGCGGGTACTTCATCGATCGCTCCACGGACGGCGGAGCAACCTGGAAACAGGAGACTGCCAACATCCCCGGGTACGCCCTGCTGATGAATTACTACGAAGCGCTGAACACCGTACGGGTCAACGATCAGACCCTTCTACGCGGGATTTACGGCAAGCCCAACGCGAGCAAGCCGTACTATGAGTCAGGCGTCCTGCGCAGCACGGACAATGGCGCGACCTGGGAATTCATCCCCATTTACTCCGACCCGGAACAAAAGCTCGGTTTCGGCGAGACGGCCTTCGCCAAGGCGGCCAATGGCGACATCGTGGCCATGCTCCGGCAGGAACCGGCGAACGCCAGGGCGGGCCTGTGGGTGTCCCGCTCGAGTGATGGCGCACGCACCTGGACGAAGCCAGAAAGCACGCCGATGGTCGGACACCCCGCATCGCTGACCCTCCTGCGCGACGGCTCGCTCCTATGCACCTACGGCTACCGCTCCTCCCCGATGGGGGTACGCGTGGCCCTGAGCCGGGACAACGGCAAAACCTGGCACCAGGAAGACATCCGCACGCTCCGCGCGGATGGTTATGGCGGCGGTGGCGACAACGGCTATCCGACCACCCTCCAGATGGAGGACGGCTCACTCCTGACGGTCTGTTACCTCACCGATTTGCAAGGTGTAGCTTACATCGCCGGCACGCGTTGGCGTTGGGACGACTAAACCTTTCTCCTCATCATGATTCTCATCGTCGAACATCTACAAAACTCAAAACCTGATAACATCATGCACACACAGACATTGTCTCGTCTCAGCGCAGCAGCCTTGCTAGCATCCTCTCTGCTCGTTCTCTCTCCCGTCGCCCAGGCCGATATTACCTTTGATTACGAAACGGCATTCACAGATAATTTCACTGTCGAATACACGCAGAACGCCAATGCGACCCCACAGATGGACCCGACCAACAGCTTTCTTGAACAACCGGCGCTGGGCACGGCCAACGTACTATACGCAGGGGAAACTCTTTTCCAGACCGAGACGATTTCCTCCACGTTCAAGATCAGCGAACTCGGATCATCCCAGTCATTAGGGTTCTTCCTGCGTGTCAATACAGACAGCGATACGGGTGTTCTTGTCATGCTGAGCTCCGACGCCGCGGGCACACCTTTGCTGCGCATGTGGTACGGAGCCTCAACCACAAGCGCTACGCTCGGCACACTGTTTTCCCAGACAACCAATTCCGGCTGGCCCAAGCTGGCGGCAGACCAAACCTATACGGTCTCAGTCGATCAGGGGATAGACGGAGAGGGACAGTCGTTCTTCAATCTCTCAGTCCTCAATAGTGAAAATAGCGTCATTGCCACATCCGGGAACCAAACCCTCTCGGCGACCACGGATTTTGACGCCGCGGGCGCAGTCGGCATGCGCCTGTTCAGCGGAACCCGCTTCGAGATCAACAATCTTGCCGGGGATGGAATTGTACCGATCCCCGAGCCCTCCTCCAGCCAGATGGTCATCGGCTCGGTCTGCCTGATGCTGCTCCTGATCGGCAGCAGATCCCGCCGCAGCAAGCTCATGTAGCCCCGAAACTCTCAGCTTTTATGTGATTCGAATGCACTTCCGTCACACACGATCCCGTCGTCGCGCTTTCACGCTGATGCAGCTGCTGGTTGTGATAGCTATCATTGCCATACTCGTTTGCATCACAATCCCGATAATAGGGTCGGTACGTGAAAGCGCGGCGCGGAGCGTGAGCCGCTCCAACCTCCGCCAGTGCCTGATGCTGTTCCATACGGTTGCGACGGAGAACAACGGAAAAGTCCCCTACCAGAGCAATACGACAGTCCCCTGGGTCATCAACATGTGGGAGTATGCCATGCCCGGCATTCCCTTTCCTGCGTGGACGAACGACTCTTCAAACCTGAAGAACAGCATCTTTTACTGTCCGGGGATTCCTTACGCGGACACAGCCCCCGGAGCGATCATCCGCCCCTTCGCGGCCAACATCTACCTGCATTCTCCGTACTCGAACATGGAGCACTTTCAGCCAAGCCTGCTCCCAGACCCGTCCCGCACCATGCTGTTGATTACCGGCACCTCATCCTCGGTGGCGACCCGAACACAGATCGGCTTCCGCTTTGGAGACGGCACGCTCGCCAATGTCGGGTACGTGGATTGCCACATAGAAACACAGAGCCGGGACGATCTCCAACCCCAGATCGATAGCTATAACAGCGTCTTCTGGAAAGGTGATCTTCAGTAATAATCCCCCTCCTTGGGGATGCTTCATCCAGGCGAACCTCGGTAGCCGTCCGGCTCTTTGTACGGTCATTGCCATCCCCTCCCCCCTTTGACAGAACCATCAGATATCCCTGAAGCCCGCGAGTACCCAGGGTGATTACGAGCAAAATCAAGCCATGACGATCCCATCCTTTAACCTCTCTGTCAGCATCGCCGCCATCCTGTTACTCTTGGGGTTATCTTCGGCCCACGCGGCTGCCTCGGGAACCTCTGACCTTAAAATCAAAAAGCTGGAACCACGCATCTGGCAATGCGACTTCGCCAGCACCGCGCTCAGCCGGTCGGGACGGTTCATTGTCATCCTGCCGGAGGACACCCTGACACCCGCCGACACCTCGAGCCAAGAATTCCCCGTGATTTATTTCCTTCATGGCCGGGGGCGAAACGAACGCTCCCTACTTGAGTCTCCAGCGACCAAATCCCGCCTGCTCGATTCACCCTGCGCGATTGTGCTGCCACGTGGCGACGATGGTTGGTACATAAATTCGCCCGTTCGCTCCGCCGACCGATATGCGGACTACATGGATGAAGTCATCACCCTGGCCGAGGAGGAATTTCATGTCTCGTCTGATGCCAGGCACCGGGCCATCGGCGGTTGGTCGATGGGCGGTTATGGCGCGGCCATGACGGTCACTCGCCTCCCGGATGATTTTTGCGCGCTGGCGACCATTATTGGACTTCTCGATTTTCCGCGTCTTCCGATCCCGGATAAGACACAAAATTATCGGGTTCCAGAGGACCGCTTCGGTAGCGATCCGACGGTGTGGAACAAGCTGAACCCGCGCCTCCATGTCGAGCGGGTGAAAGATGTAGCGCTCATGACCGTGATCGGAGAGATGGCCTTTGATCGTCAGATGAACGAGGCCTACATTCAAGCTTCGACGGCGGCAGGCAACCCGCCTCAAGTCGTGCGCCTGCCCGGCGGGCATATCTTCAAGACGGTGGAACAAGGCGTCCCCCCCGCCTTTGATTTTCTGGAAGCGCAAGCGACACGTTGAACAGCAACGGCAATCCGCTATTGCGCCGGTTCCGCCGTCCCAAGCTCCAGGCTCCAAACGTCAGCCGCACGGCTGCGCGGCTTGTCCTCTCCCCCCGAGATAAAAACGCGACCGGCCGTACTTGCCATGGCTGCCCCCAGACGCGCTTCGGGCAGATTTGGCCCCGTGGACAAGTGTCCGTTTCGCGCATCATAGATCCACACATGCCCTTCGATCGTGGCGGCAGAGGAGGAAGTGACAACGCCACCGGCCAGGCAGACCGCTTTCTGCCCGAGTGCAACGCCGCTCATCGCCCGGGGCAGAGACACCTCGACCGGCACGACCTCCCAGGCTGACTGGTCGGGAGAGAAGACAAAAACGCCTTCAAACGGAATCAGTCTTTTCGCGTCAACCGACCACCGGCTTCCAGGGAAAGCATACAGCTTTCCTCCAACGCAAAGAAGAAGCGGATTCACCCATCCACTTCCCGGCGCCGATGCGTATTCGCGCAGTGTACCGTCGGCCAGATCAAAGCGAAAAACACGCGTATCCGCTTGCGACAAGTCGTCGGCATTCTCTGAGCCGCCCATGATCCATAGTCCGCCATCCATCACCGCCGCCGCACAGTAGGCCCGGCCCGCCAGCAAAGCTCCCATTTGGGACACGTGACCTGAAACCAGGTCGATACGCAGAATATCCGCACGAAGCCCGTCAGTTCCGATCCCTCCGGCCAGATAAAGAGCATCCCCCTCGACAGCCCCTCCCCCATAGGCCCAGCCACCAGGAATGCCGCCGCGGTGCTGCCACTCAGCCCCTCCCGGCTGTAGATACCTGATCTCATCCTGTATTACCTTGACGCCGTCTCGCCAGAGACTACCTCCGGCAACCCATAATCCCTCGCGGGCATCGGAGGCCATGGCATGCCCCGCCACACCTTCAGGCAGAGGGGCAAGGGCTTTCCAGGATTCAGAAGTATCCATCACAAGTATGGACGGGG
This DNA window, taken from Ruficoccus amylovorans, encodes the following:
- a CDS encoding PIG-L deacetylase family protein produces the protein MNKKSDYSTLPSKLRILLIGAHPTDAFDNAGGTLIHHIDRGDDVTCVVMTHGVRSHSNVLLDEILTSDVALSEEEIEEKTQFWAREKNREVVDACEIMGIKDLRFLVMEDDIFLITPELVRKLGSLILDLRPDVIITHYPFEGGGIAYAHATTAHATLHAIHYASTARQGDSRKIHRTPQLYYMGIPSAGVALSSIEATFHPKVDFIVDCSDTMDRKVRALDQIRSQRYAGPYARKRIETVDGHFGRLAGMAYAEPFMRHTVQVCHYLPFTVDEQQRGNETQTDRFARMTPMVGQGIPYEETSDVR
- a CDS encoding Kelch repeat-containing protein, whose amino-acid sequence is MDTSESWKALAPLPEGVAGHAMASDAREGLWVAGGSLWRDGVKVIQDEIRYLQPGGAEWQHRGGIPGGWAYGGGAVEGDALYLAGGIGTDGLRADILRIDLVSGHVSQMGALLAGRAYCAAAVMDGGLWIMGGSENADDLSQADTRVFRFDLADGTLREYASAPGSGWVNPLLLCVGGKLYAFPGSRWSVDAKRLIPFEGVFVFSPDQSAWEVVPVEVSLPRAMSGVALGQKAVCLAGGVVTSSSAATIEGHVWIYDARNGHLSTGPNLPEARLGAAMASTAGRVFISGGEDKPRSRAADVWSLELGTAEPAQ
- a CDS encoding sialidase family protein, translated to MPRYFQYTTTLAYLLCACVPAFSQAEESATLIQSYEATSLPSEQGWVQQVADGDTLELTPDGLHIKRAKASGWNAFTSASFRAPLARAERIDVMARMRTVTASQPGVASLALSDGFHEEFITFFPDRVYFHRLKRTVPVDMTGSAHEVDLVLADGHLSVSVDGNPLLAGSPSLPGYAMRTPWVTFGAVTGGGTGESYWEEVDVMMEPAPEDSLDMPPSVTNAESVEIYHQPGIFALFPQMMRAEDGSLYIKAPLRRTSSHMEAGPSALILRSNDEGKTWEPAERYPVLPAWKTGEHSYVRVGAVGWRYSTDQQLLKKLKAEGVEVRVTPDNPNKYAYASGYFIDRSTDGGATWKQETANIPGYALLMNYYEALNTVRVNDQTLLRGIYGKPNASKPYYESGVLRSTDNGATWEFIPIYSDPEQKLGFGETAFAKAANGDIVAMLRQEPANARAGLWVSRSSDGARTWTKPESTPMVGHPASLTLLRDGSLLCTYGYRSSPMGVRVALSRDNGKTWHQEDIRTLRADGYGGGGDNGYPTTLQMEDGSLLTVCYLTDLQGVAYIAGTRWRWDD
- a CDS encoding alpha/beta hydrolase, whose product is MTIPSFNLSVSIAAILLLLGLSSAHAAASGTSDLKIKKLEPRIWQCDFASTALSRSGRFIVILPEDTLTPADTSSQEFPVIYFLHGRGRNERSLLESPATKSRLLDSPCAIVLPRGDDGWYINSPVRSADRYADYMDEVITLAEEEFHVSSDARHRAIGGWSMGGYGAAMTVTRLPDDFCALATIIGLLDFPRLPIPDKTQNYRVPEDRFGSDPTVWNKLNPRLHVERVKDVALMTVIGEMAFDRQMNEAYIQASTAAGNPPQVVRLPGGHIFKTVEQGVPPAFDFLEAQATR